The Oncorhynchus masou masou isolate Uvic2021 chromosome 2, UVic_Omas_1.1, whole genome shotgun sequence genomic sequence GTGTTCTGGGTGGATATGTGGATAGGTAACTAACTTGGTGATGTCACAATGACCCCTCACCAGGGAAGGAGAACTAGTTGTTAGAAGGGAACATTATGAGATAACATGTTGCCACGGAAACACACTTATGTCATAATCTCAGACCACATTAAAACGGTCAGACAAGCTCAGGTAGAGCGCATTAGCTACATTCGAACGATCTCTCAACCTATAACTGATTTGATTGATTACAACAGTACACTACCTTGTCGTGACATGGGTCAGAGACTAAGTGACCCTGTCCCTGAGGTATCCCATAGGGAGAAACCAAAggagacacaggaacataaagATAAACCCAAGGAGAAGAGGATCCCTCAAGCCCTGACCTTTCTTCAGCTGTTTACACTGCTGAGCTGCGTCAAGGTGAAGAAAACACACTTTGATCCCtcccagagtggtgatgggagaaAGGGAACAACGATAAATGATACAAACAACAATAATGACTCAGATACTGGTGAGTGTTAGGAGGTGTATATTGATTAGTGCTGCTACATTGTACAATTATCTAGGCTTCACTTGGGAAAAAACAGGTTATGTGTCTTAGAAATGTTTCACTTACAGGCTTGGACTACTCTGCAGGTGACGTGAAAAGTATCAAGGACAAGAGTAAAGGAAAGGTTGGGGGAGAGAAACATAGCATTGAATCTCAGGACCACAAATCCAGAACGACACAGGAAAAAGAAAAGGACATTAAACTAAGACCTAACTCGGTAAGACATCCAAACTTGCTTATGAATGAGGATTAACCAATGCATTTGACAACTGATAATGACCACCATACGGAAAACACAGCATATTGTGTTGAATCTGATCCTTTGACATGGCTTGACAAATGTGATAATGTCACAATGCCCCTTCGGATGGGGTAGGCCCTTATAGTTATTAGGAAAAGTCTAAACAGATTCCATGGAACGTCCCAACTCTGACCTTTGACGTTGAAATtgaaatggttaaggtaagggttaggattaagtttgggtttagggtagggacgtcccaaggatcacGGACAGCAATAACCCTCGTTATTATGGGGTAACATTTTGACATGGAAACACACTTAGGAAATACTATTTGTTGCCAATCAAGCTAGAGATCATTGGCTACGTATTTACAACATTGATATTGTAGTTTGAAATGTCAGTATATTTCTAACTGATGTACTGATTGCGACACTGAGGTCTCCCCTGACGAGCAAGCAAAGGAGACCCagcagaaagagaagaagaagagcatCCATCCAGCTGTGGCGGCCCTGCAGCTGTTCACTCTCTTCTGCTGTGGTGGGAAAGTCAAGCTGAGGAAGACTCGTCCCTCTCAGaacagacagagtagaaaggacCAGGACAAAGATAATGCATCTGATACCGGTGAGTGTTATGGGGTGTCTGCTGATTAGATATAGAATGAGATTGGCTCCACTTGGAAGAACGTGTCTTCAAAATATCTAATCTACACAGGTTCAGACTTGTCTGGAGGTGATGTTACAACCGAAAGGGTCAAGGACAAGAGTAATGGAAAGGTGGGCAGGGAGAAAGACCGGACTGAAGTTCAGCTGTTGAAATCATCTCAGGACCACGAACCCGTAAGTACAACACCAGAAACAGACAAGGGAACTAATTCAGGACAAAGACCTAACTCTGTGAGACAACCAAACATGCTGTATCATATTTTATTGTGAGCAAAATATCTTTCCCATAATGCTGTGTTATCATTGGGTGTTACAATTGTGTTGTGCAGGAAAATCGAAGGACACGCCGGCAAGTGAAGACCCCTGTGGAGGAAATTTACATAAGACCTGACTCTCTGACTCTACCACGTGCTCACGTAAGTTACTGAAACCTAAATTACTATACGGACAGACAGAGATTAAAGAATCTAGACAATTTCCCCTCTGACCTCAACCTAACCACCCTTTTCCTCCGGGTAGAGATCAGTCTCTCAGTTGTCCCTGGCTCGGAACCTGGCCATCGTCCCGCTGGAGTGGCAGCCTCCCGGAGTCCCTCTGCCCACCTCGTCTATGGCAACTAGGACAGAGAAAACGCCATCCTCTACCAACACTTCGACACATGCGCAGATGGAAACACAGACATCAGATATGAACACAGACACACGGACCGCTTCTACCTCTCAGAGCCAGATCTCCATGGTCTCATCGGAGACCATGATAGATCTTCACACGtcagactacattacccagacctCCACTCTTGACATGGCACTGACCCCTGAGATCACTAAGGACATGATCACTACTGATGAGGACGTGAAGGATGACTCTGCTAAAGATTTGATCTCCACCCTAACAGACACCTCTATGAAGAAATCCATCAGTGAGACCAGCCTGGAAGACCTCATCGCTGAGTATGAAGATGACAATGAGCTGAAGGATATGGCTGCCTCCGCTACCCCTGCTACTGATAATGACAATGAGGATGCAATGCTGCTGGAGATTGCAGCACTTTTTGACTGATTACATGTTGACAGTGGAGACCGAGCTGCCTCTGCATCTCTGAATAGCCAATAGGTCTAATGAACATTTCAATGTAGCAAAAGCTAAACTTTGAACAATTAATAAAGCATTTTTTCTGCAGCAATTTTCACTACTGTTGATATGTGACGCAGCATGTTTAGATTAGACCTATTTGTTTGAATTCACCAAAAATAATATTACTGCCAAGTGAAAAATCAAACTACTACAGGTAGGGAAGAGTGAATATATCAGCATAGAGTTCATTTGGATAATAATGATCCATAAGCATATTGCATTCTGTAATGTATGAAATAACATATTCACCCACAGCGAATACAAATCAGACGTGTTCtattttctccctctgtccttccctcccaCATCCTGTTGTTTTATCGCCTTGAATGGTGACAGAATAGAGAGCTTTGAAACTATTGAATTAATTATTGAAATACCAGGTGTaaaggttttctttacttgaaggagaggcggaccaaagcgcagcgtggtttctattcatggttctttaataaagaaaaaacaatagatgaatagactaacaaaaacaataaacgtgcgaaaacctaaccagccctatctggtgcaaacacagacaggaacaaccacccacaaacacacagtgaaaccaaggctacctaagtatgattctcaatcagagacaactaatgacacctgcctctgattgagaacatactaggccgaaacatagaaataccgaaatcatagaaaaacaaacatagactgcccaccccaactcacgccctgaccatactaaataatgacaaaacaaaggaaataaaggtcagaacgtgacaccaggTGAAAAATGCTCCGTTAGAAAATCACTTTGAGAATTTACGTATTTTATGAATTCTCACAGGGAAGATTTCGGTCAAACTGCACTTTTCTGTCTCTGTCATGCCTGTGGTCTGCATGGATAATGAGCTGAGagaagcagtagtagcagcacatCGTTTAGGGCTCCAGCCAAGCTGTTCCTCACCTGAGAAACCCCCTAGTTGTACATGAGTGCACTCTCCATAATAAAGATCATCCTGACATCAACATACTGTTGACAAGTAGACCTGGAACTAAATCAACATAttatagatactgtacatgtaggtaattAAGCATGACGTTTTTGAGGATTGTTAATCTAGAAAAGATGCAGAACATATTAACTctgaaaggggagggagagaagagagggggatgactgggtggatatagaggagagacagtaggagGGATGGTGAGATGTATCCATCTATGAATTCAAATATTAATCTACCCAATAAGGAGATCAAAGTGTCTCTCACCCAGatgtacacacagacatgcacgtacacacacctacacacgcaaaaacacacacacgctcacacccACTCCTCTATCCACATGAAGTGGTCAGGGCATCACAGTGATCTAGTTACAAGGACATTGAGAGAAGCCATTTCTTTCCTATTTAACATTGATGAGGTCTCCAACAAGAAGTGACCAGTCTATCCTCAGGGGGATACTACTGACAACACATTGAAAATGGGtgtggttatatcctgcctgtttggccctgtccgggggtatcgtcggatggggccacattgtctcccgacccctcctgtctcagcctccaggatttatgctgcagtagtgtatgtgtcggggggcgagggtcagtctgttatatctggagtatttctcctgtcttatccggcatcctgtgtgaatttaagtatgttctctctaattctctctctctctctctctctctctctctctctctctctctcttcctttctttctttctttctttctttctttctttctgtctttttctttctttctcttggaagacctgagccctaggcccatgcctcagaactacctggcctgatgactccttgctgtccccagtccacctggccgtgctgctgctatggaaccctgacctgttcaccataCGTGCTACTTGTCCCAGACcttctgttttcaactctctagagacagcaggagcagtagagatactctgaatgatcagctatgaaaagctaactgacatttactcctgaggttctgacctgttgcaccctcgacaaccactgtgattattattatttgaccctgctggtcattgtcacgacttccgccgaagttggctcctctCCTAGTTCGGGCGGCGTTCAGCGATGGacatcaccggctttctagccatcaccgCTCCATTTTTCAGATATCCATTTATTTTGTCTTgtcccatacacacctggttttcaatCCCTAATCATACTACATGTATTTAGCCCTCTGTTTCctatcatgtctttgtgtgtaattgtttgttTGGTATTGTGGATTATTGTCGGGCGCTTTACTTTTGTCATGTTCTGTGTTTTTGTCACGTTATTGTTTTTATGTGCCGTGTATTTTGGAACGGAATT encodes the following:
- the LOC135552873 gene encoding uncharacterized protein LOC135552873: MLSSLMDMSTSWSKVRVVSLQATPLTDVLEWYWGDHGQIQVQLKEETLAAGSISVVSRGEKPKETQEHKDKPKEKRIPQALTFLQLFTLLSCVKVKKTHFDPSQSGLDYSAGDVKSIKDKSKGKVGGEKHSIESQDHKSRTTQEKEKDIKLRPNSVSPDEQAKETQQKEKKKSIHPAVAALQLFTLFCCGGKVKLRKTRPSQNRQSRKDQDKDNASDTGSDLSGGDVTTERVKDKSNGKVGREKDRTEVQLLKSSQDHEPENRRTRRQVKTPVEEIYIRPDSLTLPRAHRSVSQLSLARNLAIVPLEWQPPGVPLPTSSMATRTEKTPSSTNTSTHAQMETQTSDMNTDTRTASTSQSQISMVSSETMIDLHTSDYITQTSTLDMALTPEITKDMITTDEDVKDDSAKDLISTLTDTSMKKSISETSLEDLIAEYEDDNELKDMAASATPATDNDNEDAMLLEIAALFD